Genomic DNA from Desulfurivibrio alkaliphilus AHT 2:
TATTGTTGAGATCAGCGGCGGAAAGGTAGTGGATGGGATAGCGGCTGAGGGTGTTGATGGTGGCCAGGCGGACAAAACGATCCCGGTCCCGCCGGTAAATTTCCACCCGGTTGCGGGCGGCCATAATAAATTCCATCTCGCCGTCGCCGGTTAGGTCCGCCGCCTCCATGGCCTGCAGATCCAAGGAAATATCATGGCTTTTGCTGTCGCCCCGCAGGCGCTCAGCCGCTGTCGGCCGGATCAAAGAAGAGCTGGGCCGGGCAGGAGTGGTTTCGTAAAGCTGCCGCTGGGGGTGCGGGGTAATGTAAGAGGGCTGCTCGGAGTCGGGGATGGGCGCTACTCTTGCCGGCGAAGGGTCGGCGGCCCAGAAAGCCTCCCGGATTTCCCGGGCCAGCTCATCTACCCTGGGGATCACCTCGTCTTCCGAGGCGGCGGAGGCGAAGAAGCTGTGGCTTTCACCCTCGCGGTGTACCTGGTAAACCGTGATATCCAGGCTGAGCCCGCCACCCACGGCGGTAAGCACCCCGCCCACCAGGTAGTCGGCCTCCAGTTGCCGGCCTAGGGCGGCAAACTCTTCGCCGGCGGCGGGCGGCTGCTCCAGGGCTGCCAACTCGCGCCCCAGCCGGCCACGATCCACCAGCACCGCCCGGCCTCCGGCCGCCAAACGGCTGCCCAGCATGGTTCGCACCCCTTCCTGCAGGTAACCGGCCTCCTGGGGGGCAATCAGTTCCAGGGGCAACAGGCCGATGCGGGGTGGTTGCTGCTCCTGGCCGGCCGCGGTGGCGGCGGCCAGGGGCAGCAGGGCAAACAACAGCAGCAAAAAAAACAGCAAAGGACGTTTCATAATATTTTTTATTTTATAAACTCCTTGCTGCCGGCCACCAGGGTATCCACCACCGAAGGATCGGCCAGGGTGGAGGTATCGCCGAAATCGTGCTCTTCGGTTTGGCCGGCGGCGATCTTGCGCAAAATCCGGCGCATGATTTTGCCGCTTCTGGTTTTAGGCAGGCCGTCGGCAAACTGGATGAACTCCGGGGTGGCGATGGGTCCGATCTCTTTGCGGACATGGGTGCGCAGGGCGGCCCGCAGCTCGTCGCTGGGGTTAACGCCGCTCTTCAGAGAAACATAGGCGTAAATGGTCTGGCCCTTAACCTCGTGGGGGGCACCTACCACCGCCGCTTCAGCCACGTCCTTATGGGCCACCAGGGCCGATTCGATCTCGGCGGTACCCATGCGGTGGCCGGAGACGTTGATCACGTCATCCAGGCGGCCCATGATCCAGAAGTAGCCGTCCTCGTCCTTGCGGGAGCCGTCTTCCGGGTCGTAGATCCCTTCATAGCGCGAAAAGTAGGTCTTCTTGTAACGCTCCGGGTCGCCGAACACTCCGCGCAGCATACCGGGCCAGGGCCGGCGGATGACCAAGTGGCCGCCTTCGTTGGCCGCCGCCTCGCTGCCGTCTTCCCGCAGCACGGCAGCATCGATACCGGGCAGGGGCTTGGTGGCCGAGCCGGGCTTAAGGGGAGTGGCATAGGGCATGGCCGAAATCATAATACCGCCGGTTTCGGTCTGCCACCAGGTGTCCACCACCGGCAGCCTGCTCTTGCCGATATGCTCGTGGTACCACATCCAGGCTTCGGGGTTGATGGGCTCGCCCACCGAGCCCAGCAGTCGCAGCGAAGAAAGGTCATGCTTGTTGGGCCAGTCGGTGCCCTCCCGCATCAGCGAGCGGATCACGGTGGGGGCGGTATAGAAAATATTGACCTTGAACTTGTCGCAGATCTGCCAGAAGCGATCGGGCTTGGGCCAGCTCGGCACCCCTTCGAACATCACCGAGGTGGCGCCCAGGGCCAGCGGCCCGTAGAGGATGTAGCTGTGCCCGGTAATCCAGCCGATATCGGCGGTACACCAGTAGACATCGTCATCTTTGAGGTCAAACACCCAGCGGCAGGTTTGGGCGGCGTAAGTCAGGTAGCCGCCGGTGGTGTGCACCACCCCTTTGGGTTTGCCGGTGGAGCCCGAGGTGTAGAGGATCAGCATGGTGTCTTCGGCGTCCATGCTCTCGGGCGGGCAGTCGGCGGTGATGCCGTCGGCGGTGATGGCTTCGTGCCACCAGGTATCACGCCCTTGCTGCATGTTGATCTCGTTGCCGCCCCGCTTGACCACCACGCAGTTCTGGACACTGGGGCATTCGGCCAGGGCCTCGTCGGCGTTGGGCTTTAAGGGGATGGTCTTGCCGGCCCGCAGTACGGCATCGGCGGTGACCAGCACCTTGGCCTCGCAGTCCTGCATCCGGCTTTTGAGGCTGGCGGCGGAAAAGCCGGCAAAAACCACACTGTGGATGGCGCCGATGCGGGTACAGGCCAGCAGAATAATGGCCAACTCAGGCACCATGGGCAGGTAAACCGCCACCCGGTCGCCCTTGCCCACGCCCATTTTCTTCAGCACGTTGGCCATCCGGCAGACCTCGGTATGCAGCATCTGGTAGGTGTAAACCCGCACGTCTTCTTCAGGCTCGCCCTGCCAGATCAAAGCCGCCTTGTTGCGGCGACCGTTGGCCAGATGCCGGTCCAGGCAGTTGACCGAGACGTTGAGCTTACCGCCCTTGAACCATTTTACCTCCGGCTTGACCATGTCCGCTTCCAGGACCTGGTCCCATTTCTTGTCCCACTGGATCAGCTCTTCGGCCCGTTGAGCCCAGAACCCTTCCGGGTCGTCCATGGACTGGCGGTACCACTCTTCATATTCGGCCATGCTTTTGGCGGAAACCGTATCGGCGGGGGCAGGCGGCGGTGCAAAGAGCCGTTTTTCCTGCATCATGCTTTCAATCTTGCTGTCTTCTCCACTCATGATCGTCACTCTCCTCGGGTTGATGGGAACTGTTGAGGTTATGCCGGAACCACTACCAAGTTTCCCTCCGCCGTTTAAAAACCCATATAAGCACCGCGCACTTTAAAGCAGAGCACTCCCGCAGGTCAAGTAAAATTCGCCATTTTTCAAATGGCCCGACCCCAAGCAAAAACCCCCGACCGGAAGATCCGATCGGGGGTTTTTGCAGGTCTACGATTCAACTGAATCGGTGACCCTCAGGCCTGTTTGCCGTATTACGACTAGAAACGAATTTCCAGGCGGTGGCTGAGGCCGTAGTAGGCGTCGTCATCAGCGGTGACGTCATCGGGATTGGCGTAGATGGCGTCAATGTGGTAGGTGGTGCTGGCGTTGATTTTGTAAGCCAGGCTGGCGTCAACGGAGAAAACTGACGCGTCATCGGAGCCGGTGGCCGGGTTGTCATTGTAAAAATCGTAGGCGGTGTATGCCAAACGACCGCCCAAGGTCAGCTCAGGGCTCAGCTTATGAGATGCACCCACGCCAATCGCCATTGCGTCTTCAACAGGAACTGGAGCGGCACCGAATTGGGTGTGGCCAAGGCCGTGGCCGCCACCGGTCTCGTGGAACATGGAGATTTTGTTGAAGAAGGGGCTGGCGGTGGAGCCGGCCATGGCATAGGCAAAGCCGCCGGTGAAGGTGGTGTCACCCAGTTGATAAGCGGCACCCAAGTAAATCTTGTGCTGGTTGTCATCCTCGGCGTTTTCGAAAAGATCACCGGTGGTGAAGTGGAACTCGGTTTCCAGGGTCAGGTCGTCAAGACGATAGGTACCAAAACCGACCAGCTCGGTGCCGTCGTCGCCGCCGCTCCACTCCTGATCGTGATGACGAAGCTGAACGTTGGCGGTGAGGGGGCCGGCGCTGTAGCCCATGCCCAGCCCGTAAAGGTTGCGGTCTTCGTCATCGGCGATAATTTCAGCGAGAGTGTCAGTAGCATTGGCAGGAACTGTGGCAACACGGGTCTGAGCCTCCTGCATTTTCTGGTAATAACCAAAGAGGGTAACCTCATCGTTAATCCGCTGGCTGTAAGTCAGTCGGTCCCCACGGCCTTCCCAGACCCGGAAGGCGTGCCCGTAGTTGAAGATCTGGCGACCGGCAATAACGGTGCCGGGGCCCACCGGTACCCGGACGTAAAGGTAATCAACTGCAAAGTTCCGATTATCACCAATATCAACGGCACCCCAAGTGTAGTGGTTGGGGTTGTTGCCGGCATCGCCGGCCAGATGAAAACGGCTGTGCAAGGAGGTGCCGCCGGCGGCCCGGGCGTCCAGGTTGAGCCGCATCCGGTGTTGGAGTTGGGCGTTGGTGTTATCGGCGTCGGCGAAGTCAGCATCTTCGCGCCAGAAACCACGCAGGCGGGCATCACCGCTCAGGGTGATGCCGGTTTCGCCTCTGGTGTCGACGGATGCTTCAGCTGAGGAAGCGCCTACACCGATCACCGCCGGGGTCAGGACCATGGCGCCGAGGGCCAGGGCCAGGGGGAGACGGGCATAGCGCCGCTTCATGGTGGAACCTTTCTGCTCTTTCATAGTGTGCTCTCCTTTACTCCTTGTGTGGTTGGGTACCCGGCGGCCGCCGTTGCAGCGTCCGCCCCTACATCTTTTGCTTGTTAATCCGTTTTTGCCCCTGCCAATCGTGCCTTGCGGCGGGGGTAAGCTGAAAGCTCCTGAATCTCTTAATAGAAGCGACCGGTGCCTGTCAAGCAAAAACAGGGCAAAAGTATAATTTTTTTTATCGGCGGTTCAAATTTTTTTCACCCCCGGCTTGCCCCGGCCGACCGGGGATTAGCTGCTGGTGTCCGGCGTAAAGCGCCGCCGGCTGGGCAATTGTTCGCCATGCTAGAGAAAAAGAAAGCGAAAATCAAGAAAATAATCGGCATACCCGAGAAATATTCTGCTGGTGTTGACGGTTCTGGGTATCATGCCGGGCACCCTTGCGGTTTGTAGTTGAAAGTTTCAATTAGTGAGAATGCAGATGCCGTCGGCATCTGACCAAATGGTTGTATCGCTTGACAATAATATCTTTCGACGATAAGGTTGGGTTTATGATTGTCTCTATCAAGGACAGTGAAACGGCCAAAGTTTGGGCGGGCTATTTTTCTCGCAAACTGCCAACTTCCATTCAGGCGGTTGCTCGGCGGAAGTTGAGAATGATTAACAACGCTCGGGCAATTGATGATCTGCGAATTCCGCCCGCAAATCGCCTGGAAAAGCTTTCCGGTAACCGGGCCGGCCAGTGGAGCATCAGAATCAACGACCAATGGCGAATATGCTTTACCTGGAACAACGGCCAGGTCGAGCAGGTTGAGATTTGCGATTACCATTGAAGACAGGAGCACACCATGGAAAGACTTCCCAACATCCACCCCGGTGAGGTTTTGCGCGAAGAGTTCCTTAAGCCTTTGGGCATCAGTCAGTACCGACTGGCCAAAGCCATCGGGGTATCACCCATGCGAATCAGCGAGATTTGCGCCGGCAAGCGCTCGGTTACCGCCGACAGCGCCATCAGGCTGGCCCGGGCGCTGGGAACCACTCCCGGTTTCTGGCTGGGCCTGCAAGCCGACTACGACACCGAAGAGGCCATCAACGCCGCCGGCAACACCCTGGACGCCATCAGTCGGCTGGCCGCATAAACAAGGAAAAAGGCAATATAAAATTAAGGTGACTAGGAAATGGTAAGTGGACGGCAGGGAGTTGTCCCGGAGCGGCGGTTGATCTTCGCCCTGGATGTGCCGGAGCCGGAGCAGGCCCGGGAGTGGGTGGGGCGCCTGGAGCAGCAGGTGGGGTTTTTCAAGGTGGGCCTGGAGCTCTTCACCGCCGGCTGGTGGCCGGTGGTGGAGGAGATTGCCGGCCGGGGGCATGGGGTAATGCTGGACCTTAAGTTTCATGACATCCCCGAAACCGTTTATCGGGCGGTGCGCCGTTTGCGGGACCACGGGGTCAGCCTGGCCACCGTCCACGGCCAGGAATCGGCCATGCTGCAGGCGGCGGCCGAAGCGGCCAAGGGCGACTTGCAGGTGTTGGCGGTAACGGTGCTTACCAGCATCGGCGAGGAAGATCTGCGGGCGGCGGGCTGGGCCGGCAGTGCCGAGGAGTTGGTGCTGCAGCGGGCGGGCAAGGCCCTGGCCGCCGGTTGTGCCGGGGTGGTGGCCTCGCCCCGGGAGGTGGCGGCCCTGCGCCGCCAGTGGGGCGAGGATTTTTTGATCGTTACCCCCGGTATTCGCCCCGCCGGCGCCGCTGGCTCTGACGATCAGCAGCGCACCGCCACCGCCGGGGCCGCCATTGCCGCCGGCGCCGACTTCCTGGTGGTTGGCCGTCCCATTCGCGACGCCGCCGACCCCCCGGCCGCCGCCGCCGCCTTGCAGCAGGAGATTGCTGCCGCTCTGTAAATGAGGGGCAACGTCAAGGTCTAAACGTCTTGGTCTGGAAAGATTTTGCCCGGGTTGAGGATATTGCCCGGGTCGAAAAGTCTTTTCAGCTTTTTCATCAACTCCAAACCAGCCTGATCCAACTCGGCGGTAATGGCCGCCGCCTTGCTGATTCCCACCCCGTGTTCGCCGGAAAGGGTGCCGCCCAACGCCAGGGTCCGCTGCTGGATGGCGGCGCGGACCCCTTCTGCCGCCCCGGCCTCCCGGGGATCATCCCGGTCCAGCATGATATTGACGTGGATGTTGCCGTCGCCGGCATGGCCGAAGGTGAAGATGGGCAGGCCGGTGTCGGCGGCCAGTTGCTCGGCGGCGGCCACCAGCTCGGGGATCCGGCTGCGGGGGACGACGATATCGTCGCTGATCTTGTGGGGCCGCAGCTTGAAAGCCGCTGGCGAGACGGCCCGGCGGGCGGCCCAGAGTTGCTCGGCCTCCTCGCGGTCCGCCGCCGCATACACCAGCACCCCCGGCTGATCCTGCAGGAACTCGTTGAGCTGCCTGGTCTGGCCCGCCACCTCTTCGGGGTTGCCGTCCAGCTCCAGCAGCAGCATGGCCGCCGGGCTTTGCCCAATCTGGCTCAGGGCGTGTTCCATAAGTCCGGCGGGCAGGCGGTCGGCCACCAGGTTTAAGGCGGTGCGGTCCAGGTATTCCAGGGTGGCGGGGGTCAGCCGGCGCAAAATGGCGCTGACCAGGCCGGTGGCCTGCTGCAGATCGCGGCAGAGCAGCAGCATGGTTTGCCTGGTGGTCGGGGCCGGCACCAGGCGCAGGGTGATCTCGCCGATCACCGCCAGGGTGCCCTCGCTGCCCACCAGCAGCCGGGTAAGGTCGTAGCCCACCACCCCCTTGGCGGTGCGCACCCCGGTGTGGATGATGTCGCCGTTGGCCAGCACCGCTTTCAGCCCCAGCACGTAGTCGCGGGTAACCCCGTATTTGACCGCCGCCGGGCCGCCGGCCCCGCAGGCCACGTTGCCGCCGATGGTGCAGAAGGCCCGGCTGGCGGGGTCGGGCGGGTAATAAAGGCCGTGGTGCTGTACCGCCCTTTGCAGATCGGCGGTGATCACCCCCGGCTGGACCACCGCCACCTGGTTGTCGGCATCGATTTCCAGAATTTGGTCCATCCGGCTTAAGGCCAGCATGATGCCGCCCCGGGTGGCCACCGCCCCGCCGCACATGCCGGTGCCGGCCCCCCGGGGAATTACCGGAACCTGATATTCGCCGGCCAGTCGCAGGATAGCGGCAATCTGGGCGCAGTTTTCCGGGAAAACCACCGCCGCCGGGGAATGTTCCCGGCCGGAGCCGTCGTAGGCATAACTAAGCCGTTCTTCGGCGGCGGTGGCAACCTGTTCTTTGCCCACCACCCGCTGCAAAGCGGCGAGCAGGCGGGAATCAATGGCAGGGGTATGGCCGGTCATCTTTGTTGCTGTTTACGTAACTGATCACTTTTATTATTGCTTGTCGATATCGCGGTGCCGGGTGCTGATCTGCAGCGGCAACTCGGTTGCTCTCAAGGCGGCGGCCAGGGCTTCGGTGACCGCCGGGGAGCGGTGGCGGCCGCCGGTGCAGCCCACCGCGATGGCGATGGCATCGCGGTGGTTGGCTCGGGCGGTTTCCAGTTGCAGGTAATAGTGCAGCAGTTCCAGGTGCAGGGCAATAAAGCGCTTACCGGCCGGGTGTTCCAGCACATAGGCGGCAATTTCGGGCTCCAGGCCGTGGTGGGGGCGCAGTTCCTCTTGCCAGTATGGGTTTGGCAGGGGGCGGGCGTCAAATACCAGGTCGGCGGCCGGGGCCGGGCCATGCTTGTGGCCGAAACTTTGCAGGGTCAAGGGCAAACGGGCTGGCTGGCCGGTGGCAGCCGGTTCGCCCCGGCCGGCTGGTTTATGGCTATCCCTGCTCATGGTTGCCTTCTTGCCCCTCGTCGCGCAGGATCCGAGCCAGCTCTTCGCGGCTTTCGGCCTGCTGGAGCCGGGCCCGGATCTGGTGGTCCCGGAGGAAGCGGGCCAGTTCGGCCAGGCGGCCGAGATAGGGGGTGCTGCTGGCCGCCGGGGCCAGCAGCAGGAAGAAGAGGTGAACGGGCCGGCCGTCTTGGGCGGCAAAAGGGATGCCTTGGGTGCTGCGGCCAAAAACCATGACCATCTCTGCCAACTCCGGCACCTTGCCGTGGGGAATGGCCACCCCGTCGCCGATGCCGGTGGAGCCCAGCTCTTCCCGTTCTTCCAGGATGGCGCAGAGCCCTTCCAGCTCCAGGCCGGGATGCTGTTCGACGGCCGCCGCCGCCAGCTCGCGCAGCACCTCTTTTTTGCCGGTAGCCTTCAGCTCGGTAATAATAACGATCTGTTCAATAGCATTCATAAGTCGATACAAACTATTCGAGTTTCAAAAAATAACCAATATAAGAAAAAGTCTTAAACGGGCAGCCGTGCCGATCGCCGCAAGGTGCGGTGCGGATGCCCGTTTAAGGCCGGCGGCGCAATTTTGAAGGAAGAATCCCCAACTGCTCCCGGTATTTGGCCACCGTGCGGCGGGCCAGGCGGATGCCGTCGCGGCTGAAAACAGCGGCGATGGCGCTGTCGCTCAAGGGTTTTTTCCGATCTTCGTGCTGAACGATGCTTTTTAGCCGCTGCTTGATGCTCTCCGAGGCCATGCCGTCGCCGGCCTCGGTGGAGATGGTGGAGTTGAAGAAGTATTTCAGCTCGAAGGTGCCCTGGGGGGTGTGGACGTATTTGTTGGTGGTTACCCGCGAGATGGTGGATTCATGCATGCCGATATCCTCGGCCACGTCGCGCAGCACCATGGGTTTGAGCTTGTTGACGCCATGCTCGAAAAAGTCGCGCTGAAATTTAAGCAGGCTTTCCACCACCCGGTAGATGGTCCGTTGCCGCTGCTGGATGGATTTGATCAACCACATGGCGGAGCGCAGCTTATCCTGGACGTAGTCCTTGGTCGCCCCCGGGGCGGTGGAGTCCTTGTCGAGGATATCGCGGTAGTAGTTGCTGATCCGCAGCCGGGGCAGCCCCTCGTCGTTGAGCATGATCACGTACTCTTCGCCCAGCTTGTAAACATAAACATCGGGCACGATATAGACCGGGTCGGCATCGGAGTACAGTCTGCCCGGCCGCGGGTTGAGGCCGGTGATAACCTCTACTGCGGCGCTGACCTCGGCGGTGGAGGCGCCGGTGGCCTTGGCCAGGCCGGGGTAGTTACGGGTTTCCAGCAGACTTAAATGATCACGCACAATGCGGGCCGCCAGCGAGTCTGCCGCTTCCAGCCGCGCCAGCTGCAGCAGCAGGCAGTGGCGCAGGTCCTGGGCGCCGACCCCGGCGGGGTCCATCTCCTGGACCCGGCTCAGCAGGTGGTCGGCCTCGGCGGGGGTGCAGTCGGTCTGGCTGCAGATTTCTTCAGGACTGACCAAAAGGAAGCCGTTTTCATCCAGGTTGCCGATGATGAACTCGCCGATCTCTTTCTCCCGGTCGCTGATGTGGGACAGGTTGAGCTG
This window encodes:
- a CDS encoding porin yields the protein MKEQKGSTMKRRYARLPLALALGAMVLTPAVIGVGASSAEASVDTRGETGITLSGDARLRGFWREDADFADADNTNAQLQHRMRLNLDARAAGGTSLHSRFHLAGDAGNNPNHYTWGAVDIGDNRNFAVDYLYVRVPVGPGTVIAGRQIFNYGHAFRVWEGRGDRLTYSQRINDEVTLFGYYQKMQEAQTRVATVPANATDTLAEIIADDEDRNLYGLGMGYSAGPLTANVQLRHHDQEWSGGDDGTELVGFGTYRLDDLTLETEFHFTTGDLFENAEDDNQHKIYLGAAYQLGDTTFTGGFAYAMAGSTASPFFNKISMFHETGGGHGLGHTQFGAAPVPVEDAMAIGVGASHKLSPELTLGGRLAYTAYDFYNDNPATGSDDASVFSVDASLAYKINASTTYHIDAIYANPDDVTADDDAYYGLSHRLEIRF
- a CDS encoding PTS sugar transporter subunit IIA; the protein is MNAIEQIVIITELKATGKKEVLRELAAAAVEQHPGLELEGLCAILEEREELGSTGIGDGVAIPHGKVPELAEMVMVFGRSTQGIPFAAQDGRPVHLFFLLLAPAASSTPYLGRLAELARFLRDHQIRARLQQAESREELARILRDEGQEGNHEQG
- the acs gene encoding acetate--CoA ligase, yielding MSGEDSKIESMMQEKRLFAPPPAPADTVSAKSMAEYEEWYRQSMDDPEGFWAQRAEELIQWDKKWDQVLEADMVKPEVKWFKGGKLNVSVNCLDRHLANGRRNKAALIWQGEPEEDVRVYTYQMLHTEVCRMANVLKKMGVGKGDRVAVYLPMVPELAIILLACTRIGAIHSVVFAGFSAASLKSRMQDCEAKVLVTADAVLRAGKTIPLKPNADEALAECPSVQNCVVVKRGGNEINMQQGRDTWWHEAITADGITADCPPESMDAEDTMLILYTSGSTGKPKGVVHTTGGYLTYAAQTCRWVFDLKDDDVYWCTADIGWITGHSYILYGPLALGATSVMFEGVPSWPKPDRFWQICDKFKVNIFYTAPTVIRSLMREGTDWPNKHDLSSLRLLGSVGEPINPEAWMWYHEHIGKSRLPVVDTWWQTETGGIMISAMPYATPLKPGSATKPLPGIDAAVLREDGSEAAANEGGHLVIRRPWPGMLRGVFGDPERYKKTYFSRYEGIYDPEDGSRKDEDGYFWIMGRLDDVINVSGHRMGTAEIESALVAHKDVAEAAVVGAPHEVKGQTIYAYVSLKSGVNPSDELRAALRTHVRKEIGPIATPEFIQFADGLPKTRSGKIMRRILRKIAAGQTEEHDFGDTSTLADPSVVDTLVAGSKEFIK
- the rpoN gene encoding RNA polymerase factor sigma-54, producing MALELRQSLKLSQQLVMTPQLQQAIKLLQLSRLELMETVQQELEVNPVLEEGLDLYEDGGNPADDPLPDSALAGNNGPEEELGRSEPEQTAEISMDSSSALGEIDWGNYLNEYAGDQSDGGYSGAAGRDDDAPPSRLEIMSVRPSLQSHLQWQLNLSHISDREKEIGEFIIGNLDENGFLLVSPEEICSQTDCTPAEADHLLSRVQEMDPAGVGAQDLRHCLLLQLARLEAADSLAARIVRDHLSLLETRNYPGLAKATGASTAEVSAAVEVITGLNPRPGRLYSDADPVYIVPDVYVYKLGEEYVIMLNDEGLPRLRISNYYRDILDKDSTAPGATKDYVQDKLRSAMWLIKSIQQRQRTIYRVVESLLKFQRDFFEHGVNKLKPMVLRDVAEDIGMHESTISRVTTNKYVHTPQGTFELKYFFNSTISTEAGDGMASESIKQRLKSIVQHEDRKKPLSDSAIAAVFSRDGIRLARRTVAKYREQLGILPSKLRRRP
- a CDS encoding HigA family addiction module antitoxin; protein product: MERLPNIHPGEVLREEFLKPLGISQYRLAKAIGVSPMRISEICAGKRSVTADSAIRLARALGTTPGFWLGLQADYDTEEAINAAGNTLDAISRLAA
- the pyrF gene encoding orotidine-5'-phosphate decarboxylase is translated as MVSGRQGVVPERRLIFALDVPEPEQAREWVGRLEQQVGFFKVGLELFTAGWWPVVEEIAGRGHGVMLDLKFHDIPETVYRAVRRLRDHGVSLATVHGQESAMLQAAAEAAKGDLQVLAVTVLTSIGEEDLRAAGWAGSAEELVLQRAGKALAAGCAGVVASPREVAALRRQWGEDFLIVTPGIRPAGAAGSDDQQRTATAGAAIAAGADFLVVGRPIRDAADPPAAAAALQQEIAAAL
- a CDS encoding FAD-binding oxidoreductase, which codes for MTGHTPAIDSRLLAALQRVVGKEQVATAAEERLSYAYDGSGREHSPAAVVFPENCAQIAAILRLAGEYQVPVIPRGAGTGMCGGAVATRGGIMLALSRMDQILEIDADNQVAVVQPGVITADLQRAVQHHGLYYPPDPASRAFCTIGGNVACGAGGPAAVKYGVTRDYVLGLKAVLANGDIIHTGVRTAKGVVGYDLTRLLVGSEGTLAVIGEITLRLVPAPTTRQTMLLLCRDLQQATGLVSAILRRLTPATLEYLDRTALNLVADRLPAGLMEHALSQIGQSPAAMLLLELDGNPEEVAGQTRQLNEFLQDQPGVLVYAAADREEAEQLWAARRAVSPAAFKLRPHKISDDIVVPRSRIPELVAAAEQLAADTGLPIFTFGHAGDGNIHVNIMLDRDDPREAGAAEGVRAAIQQRTLALGGTLSGEHGVGISKAAAITAELDQAGLELMKKLKRLFDPGNILNPGKIFPDQDV
- a CDS encoding type II toxin-antitoxin system RelE/ParE family toxin, with amino-acid sequence MIVSIKDSETAKVWAGYFSRKLPTSIQAVARRKLRMINNARAIDDLRIPPANRLEKLSGNRAGQWSIRINDQWRICFTWNNGQVEQVEICDYH
- a CDS encoding RapZ C-terminal domain-containing protein produces the protein MSRDSHKPAGRGEPAATGQPARLPLTLQSFGHKHGPAPAADLVFDARPLPNPYWQEELRPHHGLEPEIAAYVLEHPAGKRFIALHLELLHYYLQLETARANHRDAIAIAVGCTGGRHRSPAVTEALAAALRATELPLQISTRHRDIDKQ